The Vibrio agarivorans genome window below encodes:
- the melB gene encoding melibiose:sodium transporter MelB, with protein sequence MSENITLKTKASYGIGALGKDFACAPIYIFLMFYFTDVAGLSAAFVGTIFLAARIIDAITDPMMGVIVDNTRSRFGKFRPWIVIGTLLNAIVLVGLFSTHMFDGKALYIYAAAAYILWGLTYTIMDIPYWSMIPALSSSREEREKLVVWPRLFASLAWFITGTYGLHIVGELGNGDQGAGFFNMAMLIAVLFVMSAFLIARNVKEKTAAVTNTPAEKFAFKDVLTIIGKNDQLKALIGTVLSFQIANLLVGGFAIYYFSYALGNPELFPVYMMVAGAAEVAGVFLFPRIAAALPRKNLWLIACGFPILSCLVLLVMGVMVPGNAMLIGVAGAAIKFGVGIANALQTVMLADVVDYGEHKTGHRSESVIFSVQTMLVKFAGAAGGFIVGVGLSIVGYVPNVEQAESTIMGLHFMMVGVPAILMLISGLVYKRFYHLHEGFDKEAYEAKETQVERQPAQA encoded by the coding sequence ACTTTAAAAACCAAAGCCTCCTACGGCATAGGTGCATTAGGTAAAGACTTTGCTTGTGCGCCAATTTATATCTTCCTCATGTTCTACTTTACGGATGTTGCAGGCTTGTCTGCAGCCTTCGTTGGTACCATCTTCTTAGCTGCGCGTATTATTGATGCGATAACTGACCCAATGATGGGGGTGATTGTTGATAATACTCGCTCGCGCTTTGGTAAGTTCCGTCCATGGATTGTCATTGGTACACTACTAAACGCGATTGTTCTTGTGGGTCTATTCAGCACTCACATGTTTGACGGTAAAGCGCTTTATATCTACGCAGCCGCGGCATACATCCTTTGGGGTCTAACATACACCATTATGGATATTCCATACTGGTCAATGATCCCAGCGCTATCAAGCTCTCGTGAAGAGCGTGAGAAGCTTGTGGTATGGCCACGTCTGTTCGCAAGTCTTGCTTGGTTTATCACTGGTACATACGGCCTACATATTGTTGGTGAGCTGGGTAACGGAGACCAAGGTGCAGGCTTCTTCAATATGGCCATGCTGATCGCGGTCTTGTTTGTTATGAGTGCGTTCTTGATTGCTCGCAACGTAAAAGAAAAGACAGCAGCAGTGACGAACACGCCAGCTGAGAAGTTTGCGTTTAAAGATGTATTGACCATTATTGGCAAAAACGACCAGTTAAAAGCACTGATCGGTACGGTTCTTTCATTCCAGATTGCTAACCTTCTTGTGGGTGGCTTTGCTATCTACTATTTCTCCTACGCTTTGGGCAACCCTGAGCTATTCCCAGTCTACATGATGGTTGCTGGTGCGGCAGAAGTAGCGGGTGTGTTCTTGTTCCCACGTATTGCAGCGGCACTACCACGTAAAAATCTATGGCTAATCGCTTGTGGCTTTCCAATTCTGTCTTGCCTAGTACTTTTAGTCATGGGCGTGATGGTACCTGGTAATGCGATGCTTATTGGTGTTGCGGGCGCGGCGATTAAATTTGGTGTTGGTATCGCGAACGCGCTACAAACGGTTATGTTAGCGGATGTGGTTGACTACGGTGAGCATAAAACAGGTCATCGCAGTGAGAGTGTTATCTTTTCTGTACAAACCATGCTAGTGAAATTTGCAGGTGCAGCAGGTGGCTTCATTGTAGGTGTAGGTCTGTCTATCGTGGGTTATGTGCCAAACGTAGAACAAGCAGAAAGCACGATTATGGGTCTGCACTTTATGATGGTAGGTGTGCCAGCCATCTTAATGCTCATCAGTGGCCTTGTTTACAAGCGCTTCTACCATCTTCATGAAGGTTTCGATAAAGAAGCCTATGAAGCGAAAGAGACTCAAGTGGAGCGTCAACCAGCGCAAGCATAA